In uncultured Methanobacterium sp., a genomic segment contains:
- a CDS encoding glycosyltransferase family 4 protein, translating into MDKIAISVVVDIFDDEGTTVRPKRVAELLKNNFDTCFINRSSSDLKEINGTPVHIVKPAGTKLWNLKLIRLLSGNDFDFVYCSSDWFGFLTYFILKRFYDYKIIFEAHTIISEEFKERKAHPFKVFFFQVLEKFTIKHSDYVVALSENIYDYYSYNNNIELVHVFIDEELFIPDVNKKINDNKKVIGLIGPFDEFSNQYFLEFLRKNIDQFDDRINFRIIGKCKDKIHHPRIEYTGYMNSIHDYVNVLSSLDGVLVPSRVATLGPLNKIIEAMACSVPVFTTPKGIVGLYNIKPGQEIYVLEEDDLVCGLNNHVFSDELVNIAKNARLYVEKYYSKKANEKKLLRIFNRLNEG; encoded by the coding sequence ATGGATAAAATTGCAATTTCAGTTGTTGTGGATATTTTCGATGATGAAGGTACTACTGTTAGACCCAAAAGGGTTGCAGAGTTACTTAAAAATAATTTTGACACATGTTTTATCAACAGATCCAGCAGCGATTTAAAGGAAATTAACGGTACACCAGTTCACATAGTGAAACCAGCTGGGACAAAGCTGTGGAACCTTAAATTAATTAGGTTATTATCAGGTAATGATTTTGATTTTGTTTACTGTTCCAGTGATTGGTTTGGTTTTTTAACCTATTTTATCCTAAAAAGATTCTATGATTATAAAATAATTTTTGAAGCCCATACTATAATATCTGAAGAATTTAAAGAAAGAAAAGCCCATCCCTTTAAAGTATTCTTTTTTCAGGTCCTTGAAAAATTCACAATAAAACATTCCGATTATGTTGTGGCTTTATCTGAGAATATTTACGATTATTACAGTTACAATAACAATATTGAGTTAGTACATGTGTTCATTGATGAGGAACTGTTCATTCCAGATGTTAACAAAAAAATCAATGATAATAAGAAGGTTATAGGTTTAATTGGTCCCTTCGATGAGTTTAGTAACCAGTACTTCCTGGAATTTTTAAGAAAAAATATTGACCAGTTTGATGATCGAATAAACTTCAGGATAATAGGTAAGTGTAAGGATAAAATCCATCATCCACGAATTGAATATACTGGTTACATGAACAGTATTCATGATTACGTGAATGTTTTATCCTCTCTTGATGGCGTACTAGTACCTTCCAGGGTAGCAACACTTGGACCTTTAAATAAGATAATTGAAGCTATGGCCTGTTCAGTACCAGTATTTACAACACCGAAAGGGATCGTTGGTTTGTATAATATTAAACCAGGCCAGGAAATCTATGTTCTAGAAGAAGATGATTTAGTTTGCGGATTGAATAATCATGTTTTTAGTGATGAATTAGTTAACATAGCTAAAAATGCTAGATTATATGTTGAAAAATATTATAGTAAAAAAGCAAATGAGAAGAAACTTTTAAGAATATTTAATAGGTTAAATGAAGGATAG